A part of Haloarchaeobius sp. HME9146 genomic DNA contains:
- a CDS encoding nitroreductase/quinone reductase family protein — MGTSAAAAPIRVERVEPAPRPLVRLVNPLVRLLLASPLHVFLSHCFCLIRFTGRKTGREYSIPVTYWEVDEGYDVAIITRSGWWKNFEGGREVRLRLRGTTVLGIATAVPDDEAVAAFARARLVENPVNARLLGLRIEGHRLPTVEELVPAVHDTVLLRVTLLDRD; from the coding sequence ATGGGCACGTCAGCGGCTGCGGCACCGATACGAGTCGAGCGCGTCGAGCCCGCGCCACGCCCGCTCGTCAGACTCGTCAATCCACTCGTTCGGCTGCTGCTGGCCTCGCCACTCCACGTGTTCCTGAGCCACTGTTTCTGTCTCATCCGGTTTACGGGCCGCAAGACCGGACGCGAGTACTCGATTCCGGTGACCTACTGGGAGGTCGACGAGGGCTACGACGTAGCCATCATCACCCGGTCCGGCTGGTGGAAGAACTTCGAAGGCGGGCGCGAGGTCCGCCTCCGCCTGCGGGGGACCACCGTCCTCGGCATCGCGACGGCGGTCCCCGACGACGAGGCGGTCGCCGCCTTCGCCCGCGCACGGCTCGTCGAGAACCCTGTCAACGCCCGACTGCTCGGGCTCAGAATCGAGGGACACCGGCTCCCGACCGTCGAAGAACTCGTTCCGGCGGTCCACGACACGGTGTTGCTCCGCGTCACGTTGCTCGACCGCGACTGA
- a CDS encoding 2-oxoacid:acceptor oxidoreductase subunit alpha: protein MTDDELIWRIAGGSGDGIDSTSQNFAKALMRAGLHIFTHRHYPSRIRGGHTYVEIRASGDDVQSRGDGYNCLLALGDSFARNPKEEAVYGDEEIKPLSENLDELREGGIIVYDSGLFDEEDIEELNLEERAEENGWHLYPFDLRGLAKEHGREVMRNTAGVGVTAALLGMDLQHIEDLMQDAMSGDILENNLSILEEAYEMAEEQFDFEHDLRVPTGDHDEDQVLVSGSNAIAYGAIDAGCRFIAGYPMTPWTDVFTIMSQNLPEMGGISEQVEDEIAAAALAVGASHAGVKAMSGSSGGGFALMSEPLGLAEMTETPLVLIESMRAGPSTGMPTKPEQGDLEHVLYTSQGDSQRVVFAPGNIEEAYEQTRMAFHVAYEYQIPVMLIYDQKLSGENQNLDESFFDREPDPTLGSTLTEEELTEAAHDVAGKYHRYETDPDATENGVSPRSLPGQKGGRYLASGNEHWPSGHIAEDPDNRVMQMDRRKRKLESIRQELDEEHETQQTYFGPEDADYGIITWGSSQGSVEEAIDRLNDDGHSVKGLSVSDMMPFPETEVSEFIESVDEAMVVEMNATAQFRGLLQKELGRYGEKLSSLLKYNGNPFEPAEIVEGYQINLEGGSEEPAAQVRIEPAAGD from the coding sequence ATGACTGATGATGAACTCATCTGGCGAATCGCAGGGGGTTCCGGTGACGGGATCGACTCGACGAGTCAGAATTTCGCGAAAGCCCTGATGCGTGCCGGGCTGCACATTTTCACACACCGACACTATCCGTCGCGCATTCGCGGCGGCCACACGTATGTGGAGATCCGCGCATCTGGGGATGACGTACAGTCTCGGGGAGACGGGTACAACTGCTTGCTCGCCCTTGGCGACTCGTTCGCCCGTAACCCGAAAGAAGAAGCCGTCTACGGCGACGAGGAGATCAAGCCGCTCTCGGAGAACCTCGACGAGCTCCGCGAAGGTGGAATCATCGTCTACGACAGTGGCCTGTTCGACGAGGAGGACATCGAGGAGCTGAACCTCGAAGAACGCGCCGAGGAGAACGGCTGGCACCTCTACCCGTTCGACCTTCGCGGTCTCGCGAAGGAGCACGGCCGCGAGGTCATGCGTAACACCGCCGGTGTCGGTGTCACTGCCGCACTGCTGGGCATGGACCTCCAGCACATCGAGGACCTCATGCAGGACGCGATGTCCGGCGACATCCTCGAGAACAACCTCTCCATCCTCGAGGAGGCGTACGAGATGGCAGAGGAGCAGTTCGACTTCGAGCACGACCTGCGCGTCCCGACCGGCGACCACGACGAGGACCAGGTCCTCGTCTCCGGGTCGAACGCCATCGCCTACGGTGCCATCGACGCTGGCTGTCGCTTCATCGCCGGCTACCCGATGACCCCGTGGACCGACGTGTTCACCATCATGTCCCAGAACCTGCCCGAGATGGGCGGCATCTCCGAGCAGGTCGAGGACGAGATCGCCGCGGCCGCACTGGCCGTCGGTGCCAGCCACGCGGGCGTCAAGGCCATGTCCGGGTCGTCCGGCGGTGGCTTCGCGCTCATGTCCGAGCCGCTCGGTCTCGCCGAGATGACCGAGACGCCGCTCGTCCTCATCGAGTCCATGCGTGCCGGTCCCTCGACCGGGATGCCGACCAAGCCCGAGCAGGGTGACCTCGAACACGTCCTGTACACGAGCCAGGGCGACTCCCAGCGCGTCGTCTTCGCGCCGGGGAACATCGAGGAAGCGTACGAGCAGACCCGGATGGCGTTCCACGTCGCCTACGAGTACCAGATTCCGGTGATGCTCATCTACGACCAGAAGCTCTCCGGCGAGAACCAGAACCTCGACGAGAGCTTCTTCGACCGCGAGCCCGACCCGACCCTCGGCTCGACGCTCACGGAGGAGGAACTGACGGAGGCGGCCCACGACGTCGCCGGGAAGTACCACCGCTACGAGACCGACCCCGACGCGACCGAGAACGGCGTCAGCCCCCGCTCCCTGCCGGGGCAGAAGGGCGGTCGCTACCTCGCCTCGGGTAACGAGCACTGGCCGTCGGGCCACATCGCCGAGGACCCCGACAACCGCGTCATGCAGATGGACCGCCGCAAGCGCAAGCTCGAGTCCATCCGCCAGGAGCTGGACGAGGAGCACGAGACCCAGCAGACCTACTTCGGTCCGGAGGACGCCGACTACGGTATCATCACCTGGGGCTCCTCCCAGGGCAGCGTCGAGGAGGCCATCGACCGCCTCAACGACGACGGCCACTCCGTGAAGGGCCTCAGCGTCTCCGACATGATGCCGTTCCCGGAGACCGAGGTCAGCGAGTTCATCGAGAGCGTCGACGAGGCGATGGTCGTCGAGATGAACGCCACGGCACAGTTCCGCGGGCTCCTGCAGAAGGAACTCGGCCGCTACGGCGAGAAACTCTCCTCGCTGCTCAAGTACAACGGCAACCCGTTCGAGCCCGCCGAGATCGTCGAGGGCTACCAGATCAACCTCGAGGGTGGCTCGGAGGAACCGGCCGCACAGGTTCGAATCGAGCCGGCAGCAGGTGATTAG
- a CDS encoding thiamine pyrophosphate-dependent enzyme has translation MSAFNAIGEERDIERDEYTPKNEPQPTWCPGCGDFGVLKALKQALPEVGLNPEEVLTVTGIGCSGKLNSYLDSYGFHTIHGRSLPVARAAKLANDGLEVIAAGGDGDGYGIGGNHFMHTARENHDMTYIVFNNEVFGLTKGQTSPTSPKGHKSKTTPHGNTKTPIRPLSLALTSGATYIARTAAVNPNQAKEIIKEAIEHDGFAHVDFLTQCPTWNKDARQYVPYIDIQDSDDYDHDINDREEASRMMYETETQLYEGTVLTGRYYVDDEAESYQAQKKEIGEMPKEPLAERYFDDDYEWERSYDLLERHK, from the coding sequence ATGAGTGCATTCAACGCAATCGGAGAAGAACGCGACATCGAACGTGACGAGTACACACCGAAGAACGAACCCCAGCCGACGTGGTGTCCGGGATGCGGTGACTTCGGTGTCCTCAAGGCGCTGAAGCAGGCGCTTCCGGAAGTCGGTCTGAACCCGGAGGAGGTCCTGACCGTCACCGGTATCGGCTGTTCCGGGAAGCTGAACAGCTACCTCGACAGCTACGGGTTCCACACCATCCACGGCCGCTCGCTGCCGGTCGCCCGTGCCGCCAAGCTCGCCAACGATGGCCTCGAAGTCATCGCGGCTGGCGGTGACGGTGACGGCTACGGTATCGGTGGGAACCACTTCATGCACACCGCCCGGGAGAACCACGACATGACCTACATCGTGTTCAACAACGAGGTCTTCGGCCTGACGAAGGGCCAGACCTCGCCCACCTCTCCCAAGGGCCACAAGTCGAAGACGACGCCGCACGGCAACACGAAGACGCCGATTCGGCCGCTCTCGCTGGCCCTGACCTCCGGTGCGACGTACATCGCGCGCACCGCCGCGGTCAACCCGAACCAGGCCAAGGAGATCATCAAGGAGGCCATCGAGCACGACGGCTTCGCGCACGTCGACTTCCTCACCCAGTGCCCGACCTGGAACAAGGACGCACGGCAGTACGTCCCCTACATCGACATCCAGGACTCCGACGACTACGACCACGACATCAACGACCGCGAGGAGGCCTCGCGCATGATGTACGAGACCGAGACCCAGCTCTACGAGGGGACGGTCCTCACCGGTCGCTACTACGTCGACGACGAGGCAGAGTCCTACCAGGCCCAGAAGAAGGAGATCGGCGAGATGCCCAAGGAGCCGCTCGCGGAGCGGTACTTCGACGACGACTACGAGTGGGAGCGGAGCTACGACCTGCTCGAGCGCCACAAGTAA
- the lrpA1 gene encoding HTH-type transcriptional regulator LrpA1: MSTQSTADRILSVLEEDAQASYAEIAERADVSKPTVRKYIRQLEDDGVIVGYSADVDPKKLSSQSIALVGIDVDSGTYVESTRTLKELDSVESLYTSSGDHMLMAEVRAADGDALGDIIHDEILAIEGVTAAHPSFLQERLK, translated from the coding sequence ATGAGCACGCAGTCGACGGCCGACCGTATCCTCTCCGTTCTCGAAGAGGATGCCCAGGCCTCCTACGCCGAGATCGCGGAGCGGGCGGACGTGTCGAAACCGACGGTGAGAAAGTACATCCGACAGCTCGAAGACGACGGAGTCATCGTCGGCTATTCGGCAGACGTGGACCCGAAGAAGCTCTCCAGCCAGTCCATCGCGCTGGTCGGCATAGATGTCGACAGCGGGACCTACGTCGAGTCGACGCGCACCCTCAAAGAGCTGGATTCGGTGGAGTCCCTCTACACGTCCAGCGGTGACCACATGCTGATGGCCGAGGTGCGCGCGGCGGACGGCGACGCCCTCGGTGACATCATCCACGACGAGATACTCGCCATCGAGGGCGTGACCGCGGCCCACCCCTCGTTCCTGCAGGAGCGCCTGAAGTAA
- a CDS encoding SRPBCC family protein: MPVYQRETVVRAPFETVWDFHSQVSGLEALTPGWMNLRIESVTDADGEPDPDVLDVGAEISMSMRPLNVGPRQRWTSVITDREEDDGAAYFRDEMRGGPFRKWVHTHSFYATDGGTKIEDRVEYRLPLNGLGDAVGPLAWVGFEPMFRARHKATKRLLES, from the coding sequence ATGCCCGTCTACCAGCGCGAGACCGTCGTCCGCGCGCCCTTCGAGACGGTCTGGGACTTCCACTCGCAGGTCTCCGGCCTCGAAGCGCTCACCCCTGGCTGGATGAACCTGCGCATCGAGTCCGTCACCGACGCCGACGGCGAGCCGGACCCCGACGTGCTGGACGTCGGGGCCGAGATATCGATGTCGATGCGCCCGCTGAACGTCGGGCCGCGCCAGCGCTGGACCTCCGTCATCACCGACCGGGAGGAGGACGACGGTGCGGCGTACTTCCGCGACGAGATGCGCGGTGGGCCCTTCCGGAAGTGGGTCCACACGCACAGCTTCTATGCGACCGACGGGGGCACGAAGATCGAGGACCGCGTCGAGTACCGGCTCCCCCTGAACGGCCTCGGTGACGCGGTCGGCCCGCTCGCCTGGGTCGGCTTCGAGCCGATGTTCCGGGCGCGTCACAAGGCGACGAAACGACTGCTGGAATCCTGA
- a CDS encoding NAD(P)/FAD-dependent oxidoreductase, with amino-acid sequence MAHVIVVGGGPAGLSAALFTAKNGLETTVFDTDGTWMHKAHLFNYLGIESEDGSAFMEDSREQVDDFGVDRHQGEEVTGVEATGGGFTVTTEDDEYEADYVVLATGANRDLAEGLGCAFDGDVVDVGVSMETSVENAYATGAMVRDQEWQAVISAGDGAAAALNILSKEEGEHFHDFDTPADAE; translated from the coding sequence ATGGCTCACGTAATCGTCGTTGGCGGCGGACCGGCAGGACTGTCCGCGGCCCTGTTCACCGCGAAGAACGGCCTCGAAACCACCGTCTTCGACACCGACGGGACGTGGATGCACAAGGCCCACCTGTTCAACTACCTGGGTATCGAGTCCGAGGACGGCTCCGCGTTCATGGAGGACTCGCGCGAGCAGGTCGACGACTTCGGCGTCGACCGCCACCAGGGCGAGGAGGTCACCGGCGTCGAGGCCACCGGGGGCGGCTTCACCGTCACCACCGAGGACGACGAGTACGAGGCGGACTACGTCGTGCTCGCGACCGGCGCGAACCGCGACCTCGCCGAGGGCCTCGGGTGTGCCTTCGACGGGGACGTGGTCGACGTGGGCGTCTCCATGGAGACCAGCGTCGAGAACGCCTACGCGACCGGCGCGATGGTCCGCGACCAGGAGTGGCAGGCCGTCATCTCCGCGGGTGACGGCGCGGCCGCCGCGCTGAACATCCTCTCGAAGGAAGAGGGAGAACACTTCCACGACTTCGACACGCCGGCAGACGCGGAGTAG
- a CDS encoding DMT family transporter: MNDETTGALLVIVSAVGFGTLGIFGKLADAAGLTVPTLLASRFVIASLLVWAVLGLRGNAQLLTGRGLAVALGLGTLGYALMSGLYFVGLGYLTAGLAGIVLYTYPAFVVCLALLSGRETITPRLVAALILCLAGVALVLGVDPAGADPLGVTIVLVAAVVYAGYITASGMALDSVRPRTLTAHVLPAAAGAFIAVGSLTGTLSVPSSPSQWSVVVGIALVATIVPIFAFFAGIQRVGASRASVLSTVEPAVTVVLGAVYLSEPVTATTVVGGVLVLAGVVLAQS; the protein is encoded by the coding sequence GTGAACGACGAGACAACCGGGGCGCTGCTCGTCATCGTCTCAGCCGTCGGCTTCGGCACGCTCGGCATCTTCGGGAAGCTCGCCGACGCGGCCGGGCTGACGGTCCCGACGCTGCTGGCGTCCCGGTTCGTCATCGCCAGCCTGCTCGTCTGGGCGGTGCTCGGCCTGCGCGGGAACGCCCAACTCCTCACGGGTCGCGGCCTCGCGGTCGCGCTCGGGCTCGGGACCCTCGGGTACGCCCTGATGAGCGGCCTCTACTTCGTCGGCCTGGGCTACCTGACCGCGGGGCTCGCGGGCATCGTGCTCTACACCTACCCCGCCTTCGTGGTCTGTCTCGCACTCCTGAGTGGCCGCGAGACCATCACCCCTCGCCTCGTTGCGGCGCTTATCCTCTGCCTCGCCGGTGTGGCACTCGTCCTCGGCGTCGACCCGGCCGGGGCGGACCCGCTCGGCGTGACCATCGTGCTCGTCGCCGCGGTGGTCTACGCAGGCTACATCACGGCCAGCGGGATGGCCCTCGACTCGGTTCGGCCCCGCACCCTGACCGCCCACGTCCTCCCGGCCGCGGCGGGGGCGTTCATCGCGGTCGGGAGCCTGACCGGAACCCTATCGGTCCCGTCGAGTCCGAGCCAGTGGTCGGTCGTCGTCGGCATCGCGCTGGTCGCCACCATCGTCCCCATCTTCGCCTTCTTCGCTGGCATCCAGCGCGTCGGCGCGAGTCGAGCCAGCGTGTTGAGCACGGTCGAACCGGCCGTGACAGTCGTGCTTGGTGCGGTGTATCTCTCCGAGCCGGTGACCGCGACGACGGTCGTGGGTGGGGTGCTGGTGCTCGCGGGTGTGGTGCTGGCGCAGTCCTGA
- a CDS encoding DMT family transporter — protein MFAGLAARTDDVPPWVALVVAVLAVSTSAPLVRLSEAPSTVKALYRVAFMTAIVAPLALRRGSGDFQRIGRKDLGVAMVAGIALAGHFALWFVSLDLTTIAASATLVQTQPLFVALGGWALLDERVTTKTVVGILVAVLGASLMGLDAASSTTASAPLLGNVLAVLAAAMASGYVLAGRSLRQRIRVFPYVTVVYAACTVVLLGVVLVQGHPLLGYELREWVLFAAMAVGPGIFGHTVVNWVLERVESWVVSVSLLGEPVGSALLALALFSEIPGLLTLAGGAVVLAGIGVTVWSRDAEAAEDGKTEGAQSSDSA, from the coding sequence GTGTTCGCTGGACTCGCCGCCAGGACCGACGACGTGCCGCCGTGGGTGGCCCTCGTCGTGGCCGTGCTCGCCGTCAGTACGAGTGCCCCGCTCGTCCGCCTCTCGGAGGCCCCGAGCACCGTGAAGGCGCTCTACCGCGTCGCGTTCATGACGGCCATCGTCGCCCCGCTGGCCCTGCGACGGGGCTCCGGCGACTTCCAGCGCATCGGTCGGAAGGACCTCGGTGTGGCGATGGTCGCGGGTATCGCGCTCGCGGGCCACTTCGCGCTCTGGTTCGTGAGCCTCGATTTGACGACCATCGCCGCCAGCGCGACGCTCGTCCAGACGCAACCCCTGTTCGTCGCGCTTGGTGGTTGGGCACTGCTCGACGAGCGCGTGACGACGAAGACGGTCGTCGGCATCCTCGTCGCGGTGCTCGGGGCGTCGCTGATGGGCCTCGACGCAGCGTCGAGTACGACCGCCAGCGCGCCCTTGCTCGGCAACGTGTTGGCGGTGCTGGCGGCCGCGATGGCCTCCGGCTACGTGCTCGCAGGCCGGTCGCTCCGCCAGCGGATTCGCGTCTTTCCCTACGTCACCGTCGTCTACGCGGCCTGTACCGTCGTCCTTCTCGGAGTGGTGCTGGTGCAGGGACATCCCCTGCTTGGGTACGAACTCAGAGAGTGGGTCCTGTTCGCCGCGATGGCGGTGGGGCCGGGTATCTTCGGGCACACCGTCGTGAACTGGGTGCTCGAACGTGTCGAGTCGTGGGTCGTGAGCGTCTCCCTCTTGGGCGAGCCGGTCGGGAGCGCACTGCTCGCGCTGGCGCTCTTCTCGGAGATACCGGGACTGCTCACACTCGCTGGCGGGGCCGTCGTGCTCGCCGGTATCGGGGTGACGGTGTGGTCGCGGGACGCCGAGGCGGCGGAAGACGGGAAAACAGAGGGCGCTCAGTCGTCCGACTCGGCGTAG
- the queC gene encoding 7-cyano-7-deazaguanine synthase QueC: MASDTTPTDESSTETTEKRAVVLASGGMDSATAAYEAKSRGYELYLLHTSYGQNTEAREYECARRLAEEVHAADFLHIETSHLAKIGASSLTDDDIDVEDADPDSDEIPSSYVPFRNANLLSMAVSYAEANDCEAVFIGAHSEDFAGYPDCRPAFFEAFEKLVDVGTKPETKISIEAPFVEWSKTDIAARGVELDVPYEHTWSCYRANEPACGTCDSCAFRLEAFQNVGVRDPIEYAERPNYAESDD; this comes from the coding sequence ATGGCATCCGACACCACTCCGACCGACGAATCGTCCACCGAAACCACCGAGAAGCGCGCCGTCGTCCTCGCCTCCGGCGGGATGGACTCAGCGACCGCCGCCTACGAGGCGAAGTCACGGGGTTACGAGCTCTACTTGCTCCACACCTCGTACGGCCAGAACACCGAGGCCCGCGAGTACGAGTGCGCCCGCCGGCTCGCCGAGGAGGTCCACGCCGCCGACTTCCTCCACATCGAGACGAGCCACCTCGCGAAGATCGGCGCGTCCTCGCTGACCGACGACGACATCGACGTCGAGGACGCCGACCCCGACAGCGACGAGATTCCGTCCTCGTACGTCCCGTTCCGCAACGCGAACCTGCTCTCGATGGCCGTCTCGTACGCCGAAGCCAACGACTGTGAGGCCGTCTTCATCGGCGCGCACTCCGAGGACTTCGCAGGCTACCCGGACTGCCGGCCCGCGTTCTTCGAGGCGTTCGAGAAGCTGGTCGACGTGGGGACGAAGCCGGAGACCAAGATCAGCATCGAGGCCCCGTTCGTGGAGTGGTCGAAGACCGACATCGCGGCCCGCGGCGTCGAACTCGACGTGCCCTACGAGCACACCTGGAGCTGCTACCGGGCGAACGAGCCCGCCTGCGGCACCTGTGACTCCTGTGCCTTCAGACTGGAGGCGTTCCAGAACGTCGGGGTGCGGGACCCCATCGAGTACGCAGAACGCCCGAACTACGCCGAGTCGGACGACTGA
- a CDS encoding RNA ligase family protein, with product MHPYPPIPDAADAPDELFDQGHLWLTEKLDGAHLRLTLRDTGVLAFGDRNRDWPDDQVPEEYRHAVRHVRETVDRAALQDAVDSAGDLVVYGVAMHRQTIDYDWDRVPSFVGFDVWRADRDAFLPPDIAEKVVEGIGLASVNTFDREVPAKHFDPEGYEVPDSAWYDGPAAGVVVKNKRGLRAAIESDRVDLQEGPTPVDASAEEFAERVVTEGMVRRIVRDLTDRAGGSPPRPEAIHQRAVDRVFRAEYGRITHHESPVDPAAVTSAVAGRVHSLFQRIDST from the coding sequence ATGCACCCCTACCCACCCATCCCCGATGCCGCGGACGCTCCCGACGAGCTGTTCGACCAGGGCCACCTCTGGCTGACGGAGAAGCTCGACGGGGCGCACCTCCGGTTAACCCTGCGTGACACGGGCGTCCTCGCCTTCGGGGACCGGAACCGTGACTGGCCCGACGACCAGGTCCCCGAGGAGTATCGCCACGCGGTTCGACACGTCCGCGAGACGGTCGACCGCGCGGCCCTGCAGGACGCCGTCGACAGCGCCGGCGACCTCGTCGTCTACGGCGTGGCGATGCACCGCCAGACCATCGACTACGACTGGGACCGTGTCCCGAGCTTCGTCGGGTTCGACGTCTGGCGGGCCGACCGCGACGCCTTCCTGCCCCCGGACATCGCGGAGAAGGTCGTCGAGGGCATCGGGCTCGCATCCGTGAACACCTTCGACCGAGAGGTCCCGGCGAAGCACTTCGACCCCGAGGGCTACGAGGTCCCCGATTCCGCGTGGTACGACGGCCCCGCCGCGGGCGTCGTCGTGAAGAACAAGCGCGGCCTCCGGGCCGCCATCGAATCGGACCGCGTCGACCTGCAGGAGGGCCCGACCCCGGTCGACGCCAGCGCCGAGGAGTTCGCCGAGCGCGTCGTCACCGAGGGGATGGTCCGCCGTATCGTCCGCGACCTGACCGACCGCGCGGGTGGCAGCCCGCCGCGGCCCGAAGCCATCCACCAGCGCGCCGTCGACCGGGTCTTCCGCGCCGAGTACGGCCGCATCACCCACCACGAGAGTCCGGTCGACCCGGCCGCCGTCACGTCGGCGGTCGCCGGCCGCGTCCATTCGCTGTTCCAACGCATCGACAGTACCTGA